The Pelmatolapia mariae isolate MD_Pm_ZW linkage group LG9, Pm_UMD_F_2, whole genome shotgun sequence genome has a segment encoding these proteins:
- the mc4r gene encoding melanocortin receptor 4 translates to MNATEYHGLIQGYHNRSQTSGNLPFNKDLSGEEKDSSSGCYEQLLISTEVFLTLGIISLLENILVVAAIIKNKNLHSPMYFFICSLAVADMLVSVSNASETIVIALINGGSLTIPVTLIKSMDNVFDSMICSSLLASICSLLAIAIDRYITIFYALRYHNIVTLRRAMLVISSIWTCCTISGILFIIYSESTTVLICLITMFFTMLVLMASLYVHMFLLARLHMKRIAALPGNAPIQQRANMKGAITLTILLGVFVVCWAPFFLHLILMISCPRNPYCTCFMSHFNMYLILIMCNSVIDPIIYAFRSQEMRKTFKEIFCCSHALLYV, encoded by the coding sequence ATGAACGCCACAGAATACCATGGACTGATCCAAGGCTACCACAACAGGAGCCAAACCTCAGGCAATTTGCCATTTAACAAAGACTTATCAGGAGAGGAAAAAGACTCATCTTCTGGATGTTATGAGCAGCTGCTTATTTCCACTGAGGTTTTCCTCACTCTGGGCATCATCAGTTTGCTGGAGAACATCCTGGTTGTTGCTGCTATAATCAAAAACAAGAACCTTCATTCACCTATGTACTTTTTCATCTGTAGCCTTGCGGTTGCTGACATGCTCGTCAGTGTCTCTAATGCCTCAGAGACTATTGTTATAGCACTCATCAATGGAGGCAGCCTGACCATTCCTGTCACACTGATTAAAAGCATGGACAATGTGTTTGACTCTATGATCTGTAGCTCTCTGTTGGCATCCATCTGCAGTTTGCTAGCAATCGCCATCGACCGCTATATCACCATCTTCTATGCCCTGCGATACCACAACATTGTCACCCTGCGTCGTGCAATGCTGGTCATCAGCAGCATCTGGACGTGCTGCACCATTTCCGGCATCCTGTTCATCATCTACTCGGAAAGCACCACTGTACTCATCTGCCTCATCACCATGTTCTTCACCATGCTGGTGCTCATGGCATCACTCTACGTCCACATGTTCCTGTTGGCTCGCCTGCACATGAAGCGGATCGCAGCCCTACCGGGCAACGCTCCCATCCAGCAGCGTGCCAACATGAAGGGTGCCATCACCCTCACCATTCTCCTTGGGGTATTTGTGGTATGCTGGGCGCCCTTTTTCCTCCACCTCATCCTCATGATCAGCTGCCCAAGGAACCCCTACTGCACCTGCTTCATGTCCCATTTTAACATGTACCTCATCCTCATCATGTGCAACTCTGTCATTGACCCCATCATCTATGCTTTTCGCAGCCAAGAGATGAGAAAAACCTTCAAAGAGATTTTTTGCTGCTCACATGCTCTGCTGTATGTGTGA